In the Muricauda sp. MAR_2010_75 genome, one interval contains:
- the pckA gene encoding phosphoenolpyruvate carboxykinase (ATP) yields the protein MKDSDSITKTISLKPYGITHDNFQYQLSPDELHDLTLEKGMGKEASSGALAVNTGEFTGRSPMDRFIVKDAVTEEKIWWGNINIPFEPEKFDKLYDKVIDYLNSKELYVRDCYACADPAYKLNIRVVNEYPWSNMFAYNMFLRPTAEELDDFEPEWTVINAPGFMADADVDGTRQHNFAILNFTRKIALIGGTGYTGEIKKGIFSALNFILPVYKNTLPMHCSANLGEEGDTAIFFGLSGTGKTTLSTDPDRKLIGDDEHGWTPDNTVFNFEGGCYAKVIDLSEENEPEIYGAIKKGAILENVVLDKDGVVDFSNTSITQNTRVSYPIYHIENIQEPSIGKNVKNIFFLTADAFGVLPPISKLTPAQAAYHFISGYTAKVAGTEAGVVEPQPSFSACFGAPFMPLHPAKYAEMLSRKMKESGVDVWLINTGWTGGPYGVGTRMKLKYTRAMISAALSGELGLYSYDKYHIHSVFGVAQPRECPGVPTSVLSPRATWNNDEAYYTTAFKLTNAFRENFKKFEAYASEEIRRGGPQRYAF from the coding sequence ATGAAGGATTCTGACTCAATTACGAAAACGATTTCGTTAAAGCCCTACGGAATTACACATGACAATTTTCAGTATCAACTTTCGCCTGATGAACTTCATGACCTAACCTTGGAAAAAGGTATGGGAAAAGAAGCTTCCTCTGGAGCCTTGGCGGTGAACACAGGTGAGTTTACCGGAAGATCGCCCATGGATCGTTTCATTGTAAAGGATGCTGTCACCGAAGAAAAGATTTGGTGGGGAAATATCAACATCCCTTTTGAACCTGAAAAGTTTGACAAACTATACGATAAGGTCATCGACTACCTGAATTCAAAAGAGCTGTACGTTCGGGATTGCTATGCTTGTGCAGACCCAGCCTATAAATTGAACATAAGGGTGGTCAATGAGTATCCTTGGTCCAACATGTTTGCCTATAATATGTTTTTACGACCTACTGCTGAGGAGTTGGATGATTTTGAACCGGAATGGACCGTAATCAATGCTCCAGGGTTTATGGCCGATGCCGACGTTGATGGAACCCGTCAACACAATTTTGCCATCCTTAACTTCACCAGAAAGATTGCGTTGATTGGGGGTACAGGTTATACCGGAGAGATTAAAAAAGGAATTTTTTCAGCATTGAACTTTATTCTTCCCGTTTATAAAAATACGCTGCCCATGCATTGCTCGGCCAATTTGGGAGAAGAAGGTGATACTGCTATTTTCTTTGGACTTTCAGGTACCGGAAAAACCACACTTTCCACAGATCCCGATAGAAAATTGATTGGGGACGATGAGCACGGGTGGACCCCGGACAATACCGTTTTTAACTTTGAAGGGGGATGCTATGCCAAGGTCATAGACCTATCTGAAGAGAACGAACCTGAAATTTATGGAGCCATTAAAAAGGGAGCTATCTTGGAGAATGTGGTCTTGGATAAAGATGGTGTGGTCGATTTTTCCAACACCTCCATCACCCAAAACACCAGGGTAAGCTACCCTATTTATCATATTGAGAACATTCAGGAACCTTCCATCGGGAAAAATGTAAAGAATATCTTTTTTCTAACGGCGGACGCCTTTGGGGTGCTGCCCCCCATTTCCAAGCTTACCCCAGCACAGGCGGCCTATCATTTTATCTCTGGATATACGGCTAAAGTAGCTGGGACAGAAGCCGGTGTGGTTGAGCCACAACCTTCATTTTCGGCCTGTTTTGGCGCTCCTTTTATGCCGTTGCACCCTGCAAAATATGCTGAAATGCTGAGCCGAAAGATGAAAGAATCCGGTGTGGACGTTTGGCTGATCAATACGGGATGGACCGGTGGGCCTTACGGTGTGGGTACTCGTATGAAGTTAAAATACACCCGTGCTATGATCAGTGCTGCCCTTAGCGGAGAATTGGGTCTTTACAGCTATGACAAGTACCATATTCATTCCGTTTTTGGTGTGGCACAGCCCAGGGAATGTCCAGGAGTGCCAACCAGTGTGTTAAGCCCAAGGGCTACTTGGAACAATGATGAGGCCTATTATACAACGGCATTTAAATTGACCAATGCGTTTCGGGAGAATTTTAAGAAGTTCGAGGCCTACGCCAGTGAAGAAATCCGAAGGGGAGGGCCACAACGGTATGCCTTTTAA
- a CDS encoding DUF4271 domain-containing protein, with translation MNPIEKAAYSLDWMTLVLFISLIIFALGKYFYHTKFLNFIILPFNDKYVLLHNKKGQLFNWFHILLTVFQAINLAFFIFLSLKAFDVLPSENHQNVFFLILALLVLFQIAKLILQFIKGFVFNTQGLISELVFSKTSYLNHSSILLFIGNVILVYIFRDSKMIIYATIILILLVNGIGVIKLLKNYQKAMFPYFVYFILYLCALEIAPLVIIGSYLKV, from the coding sequence ATGAACCCAATAGAAAAAGCTGCTTATTCGCTGGACTGGATGACTCTGGTACTGTTTATAAGCCTCATAATCTTTGCCTTGGGGAAATACTTTTATCACACTAAATTCTTGAACTTTATAATATTGCCCTTTAATGATAAATATGTGCTCTTGCACAATAAAAAAGGGCAACTGTTCAATTGGTTCCACATCTTACTCACCGTTTTCCAAGCCATAAACCTCGCCTTTTTCATTTTTCTGTCATTAAAAGCTTTTGATGTGTTGCCAAGCGAAAATCATCAAAATGTGTTTTTTTTGATTTTGGCTCTTTTGGTTCTTTTCCAAATTGCAAAATTGATTTTGCAGTTTATCAAAGGGTTTGTTTTTAATACCCAAGGACTGATATCGGAATTGGTGTTCAGCAAAACATCTTATCTGAACCATAGCAGTATCCTTCTCTTTATTGGCAACGTGATCTTGGTTTACATTTTTAGGGACTCAAAAATGATAATTTATGCCACCATCATCTTAATTTTATTGGTAAATGGCATAGGTGTGATAAAGCTGTTGAAGAACTATCAAAAAGCTATGTTTCCGTATTTTGTGTATTTTATTTTGTACCTTTGCGCACTCGAAATTGCGCCCTTGGTGATAATTGGAAGCTATCTAAAAGTTTAA
- a CDS encoding uroporphyrinogen-III synthase — protein MKVKTILVSQPEPKVENSPYSRLIEKEKVKVDFRPFIHVEGVEAKSVRQQKIDLNNFTAIILTSRNSVDHFFRIAEEMRFKVPDTMKYFCQSEAVAYYLQKYVVYRKRKIYVGKRTFNELIPLIKKYKDEKFLLPSSDALKATVPQALDEINVDWKRGVFYKTVISDLSDLRNVYYDILVFFSPSGIESLLKNFPDFEQNNTRIAVFGNSTVKAATEAGLRIDIQAPTPETPSMTMALQKYITSVNK, from the coding sequence ATGAAAGTAAAAACAATTTTGGTTTCCCAACCAGAACCTAAAGTCGAAAACTCCCCCTATTCAAGATTGATTGAGAAAGAAAAGGTTAAAGTGGATTTTAGACCTTTTATCCATGTTGAGGGGGTTGAGGCCAAAAGTGTAAGGCAGCAAAAAATCGACTTGAACAATTTTACGGCGATTATCTTGACCAGCAGGAATTCTGTGGATCATTTTTTTAGAATTGCCGAGGAGATGCGCTTTAAGGTTCCGGACACCATGAAGTACTTTTGCCAGTCTGAGGCCGTTGCCTACTACTTGCAAAAATATGTAGTGTACAGAAAACGTAAGATCTATGTGGGAAAAAGGACTTTTAACGAGTTGATTCCCTTGATCAAAAAGTACAAGGACGAGAAATTCCTTTTACCTTCATCCGATGCATTGAAGGCTACCGTGCCCCAAGCTTTGGATGAAATCAACGTGGACTGGAAACGCGGTGTTTTTTACAAAACGGTCATCAGTGACCTATCGGACCTTAGGAACGTTTATTATGACATATTGGTTTTCTTTAGTCCTTCTGGAATTGAATCGCTATTGAAGAATTTCCCGGATTTTGAACAGAACAACACTAGAATTGCCGTTTTTGGCAACAGCACCGTAAAAGCAGCTACGGAAGCCGGACTTCGCATAGACATTCAGGCGCCAACACCGGAAACACCATCCATGACAATGGCCCTACAGAAGTACATTACCAGTGTGAACAAGTAA
- a CDS encoding DUF4296 domain-containing protein has translation MKKTVLFFFGMLFLSCGEKVVEEPENLIPKDKMTNILCDLALLNSTQSAFSSAFDKTGIDIMEFLYEKYDIDSTQFAQSDLYYASIPLEYQSIYEDVDARIEKRKNAIEATTKRRNDSIRDAQSHRRDSIKALRKEKDSVTP, from the coding sequence ATGAAAAAAACTGTTCTTTTCTTTTTTGGAATGTTGTTCCTTTCTTGTGGAGAAAAAGTGGTGGAAGAACCCGAAAACCTTATCCCAAAAGATAAAATGACCAATATTCTTTGTGACCTGGCCCTATTGAACTCCACCCAATCGGCATTCTCCAGTGCTTTTGATAAAACGGGAATCGACATTATGGAATTTCTTTATGAGAAGTATGATATAGACAGCACCCAGTTTGCCCAAAGTGATTTGTATTATGCCTCTATCCCCTTGGAATACCAATCCATCTATGAAGATGTGGATGCCAGGATTGAAAAAAGAAAAAATGCGATTGAGGCAACTACAAAAAGACGAAATGATAGTATTCGGGATGCGCAGTCCCATAGAAGGGATTCCATTAAAGCTTTGAGAAAAGAGAAGGATTCCGTCACTCCTTAA
- a CDS encoding acyl transferase, producing the protein MDIQRIFSISNLKEFEGVALQVFQFQYKNNPVYKAYCEYLKKSPSNVANTTEIPFLPIEFFKTQQITSTQEQPQAIFESSGTTQASVSKHFVPDLEIYEQSFLKGFAKFYGPIKDYCILALLPSYLERKGSSLVYMVNELVSRSNHPDSGFYLYNLKELHQKLIALEKKQTKTLLIGVSFALLDLAEQAPMSLKNTIIMETGGMKGRRKELIRKELHRILKKAFNVPKIHSEYGMTELLSQAYSQGDGIFRTPPWLKIITRDTEDPLSLQSHGRTGGINIIDLANVYSCSFIATQDLGKTHSNGSFEVLGRFDNSDIRGCNLMAI; encoded by the coding sequence ATGGATATTCAACGGATTTTTTCCATTTCAAATCTCAAGGAATTTGAAGGGGTTGCCCTGCAAGTGTTCCAGTTCCAATACAAAAACAATCCCGTCTACAAAGCCTATTGCGAGTACCTGAAAAAATCACCATCAAATGTGGCCAACACTACGGAAATTCCATTCCTCCCCATTGAATTTTTTAAAACACAACAGATAACCTCCACCCAAGAACAGCCCCAAGCCATTTTTGAGAGCAGTGGTACTACCCAAGCATCAGTAAGCAAACATTTTGTTCCCGACCTCGAAATATATGAGCAAAGCTTTCTAAAGGGCTTTGCCAAGTTTTATGGTCCTATTAAGGACTATTGTATCCTGGCCCTACTGCCCTCCTATTTGGAACGCAAAGGTTCCTCTTTGGTCTATATGGTGAACGAACTGGTTTCCCGTTCCAACCACCCAGATAGTGGTTTCTATCTCTACAATTTGAAGGAATTGCACCAAAAGCTCATTGCTTTGGAAAAAAAACAAACCAAAACACTATTGATCGGAGTTTCTTTTGCCTTGTTGGATTTGGCTGAACAAGCACCCATGTCACTAAAAAACACCATCATCATGGAAACTGGGGGGATGAAAGGCCGACGAAAAGAGCTCATCAGAAAAGAATTGCACCGTATTCTGAAAAAAGCGTTCAACGTGCCCAAAATACATTCGGAATATGGGATGACCGAATTGTTGTCCCAAGCCTATTCCCAAGGAGATGGAATTTTTAGGACTCCACCTTGGCTGAAGATAATCACCCGTGATACTGAAGACCCTTTGTCCCTACAATCCCATGGCAGAACCGGTGGGATCAATATCATTGATCTGGCCAATGTGTATTCTTGTTCCTTTATTGCCACACAAGATTTGGGGAAAACCCATTCCAATGGTTCATTTGAAGTTTTAGGCCGATTTGACAACTCGGATATAAGAGGCTGTAATTTGATGGCTATTTAG
- the tyrS gene encoding tyrosine--tRNA ligase, which yields MTKNFVQELQWRGMVHDVMPGAEEHLMEGMRAAYVGIDPTADSLHIGHLVSVMMLKHFQLAGHKPFALVGGATGMIGDPSGKSAERNLLDEKTLRHNQEAIKSQLSRFLDFESSADNAAVLVNNYDWMKNFTFLEFIRDVGKHITVNYMMAKDSVKKRLSSDAKEGMSFTEFTYQLVQGYDFLYLYQNHDCTLQMGGSDQWGNITTGTELIRRIGGGKGFALTCPLITKADGTKFGKTEGGNVWLDAERTSPYKFYQYWLNTSDEDAEKYIKIFTFLDKEEIESLAVEHKEAPHLRTLQKKLAEEITTMVHSKEDLENAIKASEILFGKSTSADLKQLNEKTFLDVFEGVPQAQISKNELTPGLDMIGALAAKTNFLGSNGEARRELKQNSISVNKEKVKEDYLITEADLINNKFVLLQRGKKNYFVLVVE from the coding sequence ATGACAAAGAATTTTGTTCAAGAACTGCAATGGAGGGGAATGGTGCATGATGTAATGCCCGGGGCGGAAGAACATCTTATGGAAGGGATGCGGGCCGCTTATGTGGGGATTGACCCAACGGCAGATTCGCTACATATTGGGCACTTGGTAAGTGTAATGATGTTGAAACACTTTCAATTGGCCGGACATAAGCCATTTGCTTTAGTGGGGGGTGCCACGGGAATGATCGGAGATCCCTCCGGAAAATCTGCCGAGCGCAATCTTTTGGATGAAAAGACCCTTCGTCATAACCAAGAGGCCATTAAAAGTCAGTTGAGCCGTTTTTTGGATTTTGAAAGTAGCGCAGATAATGCAGCGGTTTTGGTGAACAACTACGATTGGATGAAGAATTTTACCTTCTTGGAATTCATTCGGGATGTGGGGAAACACATCACCGTAAACTATATGATGGCCAAGGATTCTGTAAAAAAACGACTGTCTTCCGATGCAAAGGAAGGGATGTCCTTTACCGAATTCACCTATCAATTGGTACAGGGTTATGATTTTCTGTACCTCTATCAAAACCACGATTGTACCTTGCAAATGGGGGGTAGTGATCAATGGGGGAATATTACCACAGGCACCGAACTTATCCGTAGGATAGGCGGGGGAAAGGGCTTTGCATTGACCTGCCCATTGATCACCAAGGCCGATGGTACCAAATTCGGCAAGACCGAAGGCGGAAACGTATGGTTGGATGCGGAACGTACCTCGCCGTATAAATTTTACCAGTATTGGTTGAATACTTCGGATGAGGATGCCGAAAAATACATTAAGATTTTTACTTTTCTTGATAAAGAAGAAATTGAAAGTTTGGCGGTTGAACATAAAGAAGCTCCACATTTACGGACACTTCAGAAGAAATTGGCCGAAGAAATCACCACTATGGTACATTCCAAGGAAGACTTGGAAAATGCCATAAAAGCCAGTGAAATCCTTTTTGGTAAATCCACTTCCGCCGATTTAAAACAATTGAACGAAAAGACGTTTTTGGATGTGTTTGAGGGAGTGCCACAAGCCCAGATTTCTAAAAATGAGCTGACTCCAGGATTGGATATGATCGGTGCTTTGGCGGCCAAAACCAATTTTTTGGGATCCAATGGTGAGGCCCGTAGGGAATTAAAGCAGAATTCGATTTCGGTGAACAAGGAAAAAGTAAAAGAGGATTACCTGATCACCGAAGCTGATTTGATCAACAACAAGTTTGTGTTGCTGCAACGGGGCAAGAAGAACTATTTTGTTTTGGTTGTGGAATAG
- a CDS encoding dihydroorotase, whose amino-acid sequence MSRTLLKNAKVVNENNIVETDVLLDGEFIARIDADISDANVQIIDLKGDLLLPGIIDDQVHFREPGLTHKGTIATESRAAIAGGITTFMEQPNTVPQTTTIEKLEEKFAIAARDASANYSFLFGGTNDNLEELKRLDKNACSGVKLFLGSSTGNMLVDDEAVLEKIFSNTEMVISAHCEDEGTIRANMFKYQEMYGDDIPIELHPIIRSEQACYLSSSKAIALAKRTGARLHVFHVSTGIETDLFTNEIPLEEKKITAEVCIHHLWFSDEDYAEKGTLIKWNPAVKTKTDRKKLWKALLDDRIDVVATDHAPHTLEEKKNPYTTAPSGGPLVQHALLAMLQKEKEGVITLEKMVEKMCHNPAKLFDIDRRGYIREGYYADLVQVNRNSKEEVKKANIFYKCGWSPFEGVTFDSKVMRTFVNGHLAYDNGIFSEKKNAKRLTFNR is encoded by the coding sequence ATGTCAAGAACACTATTAAAAAATGCCAAAGTGGTCAACGAGAACAACATTGTTGAGACCGATGTGCTGTTGGATGGGGAATTTATTGCCCGAATAGATGCTGACATTTCCGATGCCAATGTCCAGATCATTGATTTAAAGGGAGACCTGCTACTTCCCGGAATCATTGATGACCAAGTACATTTTAGGGAACCTGGTCTTACCCATAAGGGAACCATTGCCACTGAAAGTAGGGCGGCCATAGCGGGTGGAATTACCACCTTTATGGAACAACCCAACACCGTTCCACAGACCACTACCATAGAAAAGTTGGAAGAGAAATTCGCCATAGCAGCAAGGGATGCCTCAGCCAATTATTCCTTTCTTTTTGGGGGCACCAACGACAATTTGGAAGAATTGAAACGTTTGGACAAAAATGCATGCTCTGGGGTGAAGTTGTTTCTGGGGTCGTCCACAGGAAATATGCTGGTGGATGATGAAGCTGTCTTGGAAAAGATTTTCAGCAATACCGAAATGGTGATTTCGGCCCATTGCGAGGACGAGGGCACCATCCGTGCCAATATGTTCAAATACCAAGAAATGTACGGGGATGATATTCCCATTGAACTTCATCCGATAATTCGGAGTGAACAGGCCTGTTATTTGTCCTCTTCCAAGGCCATTGCGCTGGCCAAAAGAACAGGGGCCAGATTACATGTGTTCCATGTGTCCACAGGAATTGAAACGGATTTGTTCACCAATGAAATTCCGTTGGAGGAAAAGAAAATTACCGCTGAGGTCTGTATTCACCATTTGTGGTTTTCGGATGAAGACTATGCCGAAAAAGGGACATTGATCAAATGGAATCCGGCGGTAAAAACCAAAACAGATCGTAAAAAGTTGTGGAAAGCGCTTTTGGACGACCGCATTGATGTGGTGGCCACCGATCATGCGCCACATACCTTGGAAGAAAAGAAAAATCCCTACACCACAGCGCCGTCTGGCGGACCATTGGTACAGCATGCGTTGTTGGCCATGCTTCAGAAGGAAAAAGAGGGTGTGATCACTTTGGAAAAGATGGTAGAGAAAATGTGCCACAATCCAGCAAAGTTGTTTGATATTGACCGAAGGGGCTATATCCGAGAGGGCTATTATGCAGACTTGGTCCAAGTGAACCGAAATTCCAAAGAAGAGGTTAAAAAAGCCAATATTTTCTATAAATGCGGATGGTCTCCTTTTGAAGGTGTTACTTTTGATTCCAAAGTAATGCGAACCTTTGTCAACGGACATTTGGCGTATGATAACGGTATTTTTTCGGAAAAGAAGAATGCAAAACGACTTACATTCAATCGTTGA
- a CDS encoding polyprenol monophosphomannose synthase has product MADGLVIIPTFNEIENIEAITKTVFDLKKDFHVLVVDDNSPDGTADAVRSLQEEFPDRLFLEVRKEKSGLGTAYIHGFKWALEKGYEYIFEMDADFSHRPADLSRLHRACLNGADVAIGSRYKKGVNVVNWPLFRILLSYGASFYVKIITGMKVHDPTAGFVCYKRKVLETIKLDNVRFIGYAFQIEMKYRAYLKKFKIEEVSIIFTDRVNGKSKMNSAIIREAIFGVIAMKFRSIFFKKSF; this is encoded by the coding sequence ATGGCAGACGGCTTGGTCATTATCCCTACTTTCAATGAAATTGAGAACATTGAGGCCATAACCAAAACGGTTTTCGATCTTAAGAAAGACTTTCATGTTCTTGTGGTAGATGACAATTCTCCCGATGGTACGGCCGATGCTGTGCGGTCATTGCAAGAAGAATTTCCGGACAGGTTGTTCCTTGAAGTTCGGAAAGAAAAATCTGGTTTGGGGACCGCCTACATTCATGGGTTTAAATGGGCCTTGGAGAAGGGCTATGAGTACATTTTTGAAATGGACGCCGACTTTTCCCATCGCCCAGCGGATTTATCCCGATTACACCGGGCCTGTCTCAATGGTGCCGATGTGGCCATAGGTTCCCGATACAAAAAGGGCGTGAATGTGGTCAATTGGCCGCTATTTCGGATTTTGTTGTCTTATGGAGCATCTTTTTATGTGAAGATCATTACCGGAATGAAGGTGCACGACCCAACGGCTGGGTTTGTCTGTTACAAGCGAAAGGTCCTGGAGACCATAAAGCTGGACAATGTTCGGTTTATCGGATATGCCTTCCAGATAGAAATGAAATACAGGGCTTATCTTAAAAAATTCAAGATAGAGGAAGTATCCATCATTTTTACCGATAGGGTCAATGGAAAATCTAAAATGAACTCCGCGATCATTCGGGAAGCCATTTTTGGGGTCATTGCCATGAAGTTTAGAAGTATATTTTTCAAAAAGAGTTTTTAG
- a CDS encoding NAD-dependent epimerase/dehydratase family protein — MILVTGGTGLIGSHLLFHLVKNGETVRATYRDIVSIEKVTKVFGYYSDNPSNLMERIDWVQADITNIGELEASFKDVNYVYHCAALISFDPKMYKTLAKINVEGTANVVNLCLKQGIKKLCHVSSIAAIGPSVKGDVVTEENEWSDSNASVYGITKHDAELEVWRGSQEGLNVVIANPGVVIGPGFWKSGSGSFFTYAAKDKKSFIPGGTGFVTITDVVTAMTKLMESNIVQERFIMVNQNLSYGELFQKIAPKLGVAPPTKKVPFWMLELFWRLDWLRSNLRSKRRRLTKTMAKGLYKQEIYSSEKLRKALDFTFEDLDVAIAFCCAKFKE, encoded by the coding sequence ATGATATTGGTCACTGGAGGCACTGGATTGATTGGTTCGCACCTACTGTTCCATTTGGTAAAAAATGGCGAAACAGTACGGGCAACCTATAGAGATATAGTCTCCATTGAAAAAGTGACCAAGGTTTTTGGGTATTACAGCGATAACCCGTCCAACCTAATGGAACGCATTGATTGGGTTCAAGCCGATATCACCAACATTGGGGAGCTCGAAGCCTCCTTTAAGGATGTAAACTACGTTTACCATTGTGCTGCCCTCATTTCCTTTGACCCAAAAATGTACAAGACCTTGGCCAAAATCAATGTGGAAGGAACGGCTAATGTGGTGAACCTCTGCTTAAAACAGGGTATAAAGAAATTATGCCATGTGAGTTCCATTGCGGCCATTGGTCCAAGTGTTAAGGGTGATGTGGTCACCGAAGAAAATGAATGGAGCGACTCCAATGCCTCGGTATACGGAATTACAAAACATGATGCGGAACTGGAAGTTTGGCGAGGTTCGCAGGAGGGGTTAAATGTAGTTATCGCTAATCCTGGAGTAGTCATTGGCCCCGGGTTCTGGAAATCTGGAAGTGGTTCATTTTTTACGTATGCCGCAAAGGACAAAAAATCCTTTATCCCAGGCGGGACAGGTTTTGTGACCATAACTGACGTGGTCACCGCCATGACGAAACTAATGGAATCAAATATTGTGCAAGAGCGATTTATAATGGTCAATCAAAACCTTTCGTATGGTGAACTGTTCCAAAAAATAGCACCAAAACTGGGTGTTGCACCACCAACCAAAAAAGTACCGTTCTGGATGCTGGAATTATTTTGGCGATTGGATTGGTTGCGAAGCAACCTACGTAGTAAAAGAAGAAGATTGACCAAAACAATGGCCAAAGGACTCTACAAACAAGAAATATACAGCAGTGAAAAATTGAGGAAGGCCCTTGATTTTACATTCGAAGATTTGGATGTAGCTATCGCCTTTTGCTGCGCCAAATTTAAGGAGTGA
- a CDS encoding glycosyltransferase family 39 protein, with product MTQKFPKLFLFLLAFIFALNLVQSYFTELIYDEAYYWYYAQDMAWGYFDHPSMVAFLIKISSFLFNGELGVRFMSCVLSAGTYIILWLLVENPKKKDYVVHFFLLVFSFTLMNAYGFLTLPDTALLFFTALFLWLYKRFLNDPSVGTTILLGLTMAALMYSKYHAVLVILFVFLSNVKLITNKKAWLAVGLALVCYIPHFVWLYQNDFVSITFHLYERPNQAYKFHEFTLGFFLNNIVIIGLLFYWVYSAFFKFKTTDTFSKALIYLVYGILIFFFISSFNRRVQAQWTIAISIPLAIIAFNYILENAKSRKWIYRIGLVSLVLLLYARIWLVYKPLFPMVYETHGNKEWVADLTQKAGGVPIVFENSYRRASMYQFYSGIPAISLNNLWYRKNQYSIDDSEERVRGKKVLYVPVAAKSGDIKYMHLDSTVFYGNFIDDFQSYRKLQCIVEKPKTGIEHSLKVYNPYEFNIPLENLKYMISYSNEHKQVKEMRSLKVKNIYPENRILKAKDTVFYTFELPLPKMENPGYFRIGISENGLGPGLNGKPIKITE from the coding sequence ATGACCCAAAAGTTTCCCAAACTTTTTCTTTTTCTACTAGCGTTCATTTTTGCCCTGAACCTTGTTCAAAGTTATTTTACGGAACTTATCTATGATGAAGCCTACTACTGGTACTATGCCCAAGATATGGCTTGGGGGTATTTTGACCATCCTTCCATGGTGGCTTTTTTGATCAAAATCAGTAGTTTTTTGTTTAATGGGGAACTTGGAGTGCGTTTTATGAGCTGTGTGCTCTCTGCGGGCACCTATATTATACTATGGCTGCTGGTGGAAAATCCCAAGAAAAAGGATTATGTAGTCCATTTTTTTCTATTGGTGTTCTCCTTTACCTTGATGAACGCCTATGGCTTTTTAACCTTGCCCGACACGGCATTGCTCTTTTTCACGGCACTGTTTCTTTGGCTGTACAAACGGTTTTTGAATGATCCTTCGGTTGGGACCACCATTCTTTTGGGGCTGACCATGGCCGCATTGATGTACAGCAAGTACCACGCTGTCTTGGTGATTCTCTTTGTTTTTCTATCCAATGTAAAGCTCATTACCAACAAAAAAGCGTGGCTTGCGGTAGGTTTGGCGTTGGTTTGCTATATCCCCCATTTTGTTTGGCTGTACCAAAATGATTTTGTTTCGATTACCTTCCATTTGTACGAACGCCCAAACCAAGCTTACAAATTTCATGAGTTTACCCTTGGTTTTTTCTTGAACAATATTGTGATCATTGGCCTCTTGTTTTACTGGGTTTATAGTGCCTTCTTCAAATTTAAAACAACCGATACATTTTCAAAAGCCTTAATTTATTTGGTTTACGGAATATTGATTTTCTTTTTTATCTCCAGTTTTAACCGAAGGGTGCAAGCACAATGGACCATTGCCATTTCCATTCCCTTGGCCATAATTGCTTTTAACTATATTTTGGAAAATGCCAAGAGCAGAAAATGGATATACCGTATTGGTCTAGTGAGCTTGGTATTACTATTATATGCGCGAATTTGGTTAGTTTACAAACCCTTATTCCCCATGGTTTACGAAACCCATGGCAATAAGGAGTGGGTGGCTGATCTCACCCAAAAAGCAGGTGGAGTTCCCATTGTTTTTGAAAACTCGTACCGTCGTGCTTCCATGTATCAGTTTTATTCCGGTATTCCGGCAATCTCTTTGAACAATCTTTGGTATCGGAAAAATCAATATTCCATAGATGATTCCGAAGAACGTGTGCGGGGCAAAAAAGTACTGTATGTTCCGGTAGCTGCCAAAAGTGGCGACATTAAATACATGCACTTGGACAGTACGGTCTTTTACGGAAATTTTATAGACGATTTTCAATCGTATCGAAAACTGCAATGCATTGTAGAGAAACCGAAAACGGGGATTGAACATTCGTTGAAGGTATATAATCCGTATGAGTTCAACATTCCATTGGAAAACCTGAAATATATGATATCATATTCCAATGAACACAAACAAGTAAAGGAAATGAGATCCCTCAAGGTTAAAAATATTTATCCAGAAAACCGTATTTTGAAGGCCAAGGATACTGTTTTTTATACCTTTGAACTACCATTGCCAAAGATGGAAAATCCGGGGTATTTTAGAATTGGAATTTCGGAAAATGGCTTAGGGCCCGGACTCAATGGAAAACCAATCAAGATAACAGAATGA